CGCTGGTACAAATGGCATTCtcaatgccatcatacctccgaCACTTCCTGTTTTCACTATTATTGCAGGGCGTTTCATTTAAAATGAGTGAAACTGTTTCTTATAAAAATGATCCATTGCACTTGAACGAGACTTTGTGCGTAATATTAGTAAGGGTCCAGATATACTCAGTCTATTTTTTGTTTCCTCGTGAattaattaattcattaattGAAATTAATTGGTGATACTTTTAACTGCAGGGACTATAGCAAAGCTGTCAATGGCGGAGCTGTAGAGGGGGAAGGGAGTGTTCGATTCTCTTATCCGTGATTTTGTACCACctctcgttttttcttttttcccccggTTTAAAAAAAAGCGCGCCCGTAGTTCAGAAATACAGCCCGACAACagcacaaacgcgcacggaAAGAAGTGATCTGAGAGGAGTGGCgcctcttgtttgtaaacagtaaagtgGTCTTATAGACCTAAGATAAGAGGCACCATGCGCACCaacgcagccgtgcgaatgctttccgcaagtgcaacatcggctgtgttgcactgctacaccgctctcggctgtctccttccacaataccCGAATAATTTATAACTTGAAGGAATCAGACAAGTGTCGCTACAAGACCAAgttgatgaaggaacgaataaccgagagacacgggacacgaagacaagcacaagaggtgtgtcccgtgtctctcggttattcgttccttcatcatcatacaccagttagtctgcgccctatctcttttaaagaccaagttgtttatgaacggtatacaaacatgccgccgatcacaatcGCACTGCagtttatctaatattttcgccgagccagTTCACTGCAGACGTTATGAAAgcgtacaagtcactggaagcacaCAATTACTTCAGCTTAGGCGAGCGGTTTGATCGGGGCGTATCTGAAAATAGCGCTGATTTGCTACGGTGCACCGGTTCATCTTTGCgtcgtttatttgtacatgGGTATCGTGGAGGGAATCTCACAAATGCGATGTCAGGAAATCTTTCCGTTTGTCTGATCAAAACGATTCCAACACACAAAAACGATTCacaatcaaacgatttcttcgttctgcgttgcttatgaaacttatgaaaagtgaTTTCAACCTCTAATCACATGATAAAAAGTATATAGTTCGACATTTCCTGTCTGCCTCTGTGTTGCTTGGCTGGtgactctctaaacctgtcTCTGCGTCAGTTGTTTACTCGATTAGTATTACTAGTACATCTCTACCAAATTTCTGAGCAAAACCTGCATGGCCGATTTGTACTACAAGTGCCTTCAAAGCTACCAGAAACGGACCGGTACTCTTGGTGATCTCCCGGGTGAATTCGAGCATCTATATCAGAAGCAGGCTACCCCAAAGCAGTCATATGCGGCCCGCGTTGTTCCCCCATGGCTCAATGAGGCCCGCGGACACGAACGGCACCCCtggtgcacaaaaaaaaaagaaaaaaaaaagatcggcTATCGGCATGGTGATTGGAATAATGGGCAACGTTGCCTTACTCTATTGACAGTACTTTGTCGAAAGCGAAGTACAACGTCACCTCGGGTGGAGAAATCGCCCAGGGAGCACTGTTTCACGCGCGAAACACGCCGTTAAAATAAGCAGGCAGTTGCACAAAACGATGCATATCTGCGAGCATTTGCTTAGAGGAAGGATCAAGAAGCGCGCTTCTGGCAATGTATTGTGAAGTTTCTGCACATGTACGTCGCCGTGATCGGCTTCAAGTTCAAGAAAACATTGACACAACACGATTATATGCACCAGGTCCCAGTTGTAGTCTATGCATTTAAGTGAGTTGGACATAGAGGTTTATGTATATCTTAGAGAATATATaagtataatatatataagatcTCTTAAAATGGTCGAGAAACCACACGGATAGAACTTTGTCTCTGGCAGAGTCTGTACGCCTTACTCCACGCACCCCGTACCCAAAGTCCCACGTCACACCTCCTATTACTTTTTATGGTACAGAGTTTCAAAAATCTCTCATTTTTGAGGCCCCCGCCGACCGTGGCGCCAAACGGTGCCGGGCAGCTCCATGAAGTGGGCGGGAAGTGACGCCTTGACCATTTGCTCTATGGCTCTACGTCATAGCCCTTCCGCTCATTTCACTTCGCCACGTCGCGTCCCAGCGCTCGCCGCGTCCCTGTTTACAGGCGTTGTCATGAGGACGGGAACTCCGCACTTCCGTTGCGTGCTCGGTACTACGTCATACGGAGATCGGGTGAGGAGGAGGCGAGCCAAGAGTGAAAGGATCTCCTCATATTCAAAGCGCCATAACTCCGTGGCGCGGTAGCGCCGCGTGATAGGGTTTCGACGGAGATGTTTGGCACCCATACATCTACATTCCAAACATGATTTTGTGTAATATTGAGATTTGGATTCACAACCACTTTAAGATAAGATCTAAGATCtcttatatatataataataatatataagagaATATATAACATATCTTATAGAGGAATATATATCATATCTTATAGAGGAATATATATCATACTTAGATTAAATTTACATTTTGTTCGTCAATGACGGTGCCGGACGGCGCAGGCGCAACGGCTCGGCCATGCACAATTTAAGCATGCTGTCTCCGAGACAAGTGTACGcatcaagaaaaagaaaaattgccttGCGTTCGCTTCTCCTAAGTAGAGGTATATAACGTCGTTATACAAAATATACGAGCTCACAGCCATTAAGGCAACCAACAAATTTtgcttgcttgaaagcattagggaatagcaagcccacaccgtggctaacctttcccttccctttttttttactttgcattaaacatattatccccccccccccaacaaatTTCATACTGGTGGCAACCAAGTTTCCCGTGGTGCTACgaggaaaaattaagaaaaagtGTTAAACATAAAAATAAGCATACATTATATACATGCCAAAAACATGACGGTCACAGATTAGGTAAAGACTAAAAGCCAATCATCGGAGGACAGATCATATGGCAATAACGGTACATTATTTTTGTACATCTTTTACCACCATAGGTACAATGTCAGAAACAGTTTAAAAACTTGATACTAAGAAGAAGAGAGCGTTCGATTTCCCAAAACGCGAACTCACGGGAACGCAGTATCTGCAGAgttgtcttttctgtttttaaagCAGATGTCACGAGAAATGTTCTTCAGTCTCTTTGGCTGTGAaagcacacctttattttgtagATATTTTTATAAAATCCGTGCTGGTTATCAGGGTAGAATGCGCGCCTACAAAACCGAGACATTCACTCTAGGTTTGAAACGTGGTTCCCATAATTGTGAAACTGCAGTAGAAAATTACCTAAAGTGGATAGCTTTTGATGTATAAGAATGTGAAATCACGATCGAGCACGAATTCTACTTATGTCCCATTCAGTACAATGTGTAATATTTCAAACGCCCGGAGAACAAAAGCCTTTATAGATATACGGATAATTCTTTTTCGGTATAATTTCTTGTATATAGATATCTAAGGATTCAGTGTGGAACCAGTGAAAAGTGTCGACGATTTCCGCCAGAAATGAAATTATAAGTTCcttatgcattgcgtctatgggtgCAATGGAGGCGAAGCACGCTTTAGCTTtttgtccgcgaatcttgggcatgaCACAGAGGGACGGCAAAAAGCAGCAAGTGTGCATGGCCCCTTGTATATGGTATATGCACATGACAGTCAACCTGAGACATTCAAAAGAACACAATGCAAAGCATAAAATGCATAATGAGCACCAGGCAACACTATATTACTCAGTAAAGCAGTCCGTACTACGAACAAAAAGCTCCCAGAAGCATTTACCTGGTCTTCATGTGCACCGAGTAAAATTATGAAAGaggttaaagggacggtctcgtacagatcgggcgattccgaaacttagctgaaattatattcaagagtgctacagaaatacagtcgcgaagtttcaaccagaacaacgaagtggttttcgagaaatttgaaggaatatgccgtgacagcagacgacggaagtcgcagcggattcaactccctctcatgcaacgtcaaatgtgacgtggttatggtatttatggtggcagctcgcccattgggcgaccgaagcgcaatgcacaatacagtcggaggtgtatgtgctttgcgcttgaaagttgtcacgcgcgacgtcgtaatgtctgatagcaaatttagcgatagtgacgggtccctgtcactaagcggtgaagatgagctcatcggcgccgatcgATTGAAGAACCGGGGACGTCGATGAACCTTTAGCTACTGACCCTTTGCAACATCAAAGTGGTTAGCCAGTAAAAGTAGTGGATGATCGGGAATCGATTGACGcgggtaagactcatccataaaagcgcacttttttgcgtatatatgttccgcttgatcgtgacaccattctaaattgtccaaacattgcaggtgtgtgtgtagccactgctcgccaataccagcatgtgtgttgtgcgcacaatccggaacctgtttcgatcagtcacgtacacatggtgttgtattctcctgaaaggtgttgtaaggtttgtttttgttgcgcagctgtttatttgcatataaaaatgtgtgtttcatggtacgttatgcaaaatttcagatttggtcatgtatcagaacttggatagactgctgaagaaagctgctctctctatccattcccgcaagcggcaggaggttgtcaacgtgataagtgaaggctttccattcatgtcattacacctggagcaaatgacaaaatcaaggataagctgatctacttcaacgtcttcaattacccctggcctatgaaaaaaaaagcccttttcaggaccatccaacatatctgcatcaaagaccatgcttctgcatcgaataagcTCTTATCATCATGGATGATTATAGtatttcatatcaaaaatacctagacgtgcattacgaatgtgcaagatggatcAGCCGTATTTTTGCTAGTGCGTTAtggcggtgtgttcatgagcccatggctcagattttgattgtgtcaggggttgcacactaagatgtccagcatgttgaatataaaagacttggaaatgtttaaaaactttcaaaaatatcaaaaatacctggatgtccatcacaaatttgtaagatggaacagcggtttgcaacatgtttacatgtcgtctggcttattgttgctcatgttacaccggtgtgttcgtgagcccatattggctcagattttgatagTGTcagggttgcacactaagatgtccagcacgttgaatataaaagatttggaaatgtttaaaaactttcaaaaatatcaaaaatacctggacgtacatgacaaatttgtaagatggaacagcggtttgcaacatgtttatatgtcgtctggcttattgttgctcatgttacaccggtgtgttcgtgagcccatactggctcagattttgattgtgtcaagggttgcacactaagatgtccagcacgttgaatataaaagatttggaaatgtttcaaaactttcaaaaatatcaaaaatacctagatgtccatcacaaatttgtaagatggaacagcggtttgcaacatgtttacatgtcgtctggcttattgttgctcatgttacagtggtgtgttcgtgagcccatactggctcagattttgattgtgtcaggggttgcacactaagatgtctagcacgttgaatataaaagatttggaaatgtttaaaaactttcaaaaatatcaaaaatacctggacgtacatgacaaatttgtaagatggaacagcggtttgcaagatgtttacatgtcgtctggcttattgttgctcatgttacactggtgtgttcgtgagcccatactggctcagattttgattgtgtcaggggttgcacactaagatgtccagcacgttgaatataaaagatttggaaatgtttaaatactttaaaaaatatcaaaaatacctggacgtacatgacaaatttgtaagatggaacagcggtttgcaacatgtttacatgtcgtctggcttattgttgctcatgttacaccggtgtgttcgtgagcccatactggctcagattttgattgtgtcagggttgcacactaagatgtccagcacgttgaatataaaagatttggaaatgtttaaaaactttcaaaaatatcaaaaatacctggacgtacatgacaaatttctaagatggaacagcggtttgcaaaatgtttacatgtcgtctggcttattgttgctcatgttacaccggtgtgttcgtgagcccatactggctcagattttgattgtgtcaggggttgcacactaagatgcccagcacgttgaatatgaaagatgtgtaaatgtttaagaaatatgaaaaatacctagatgtgcatgacaaatttgtaactTGGAACAGCGATGAAAGatgcccatactggctcagattttgattgtgtcaggggttgcacactaagatgtccagcacgttgaatataaaagatttggaaatgtttaaatactttcaaaaatatcaaaaatacctggacgtacatgacaaatttgtaagatggaacagcggtttgcaacatgtttacatgtcgtctggcttattgttgctcatgttacaccggtgtgttcgtgagcccatactggctcagattttgattgtgtcagggttgcacactaagatgcccagcacgttgaatatgaaagatgtgtaaatgtttaaaaaatatgaaaaatacctagacgtgcatgacaaatttgtaacatggaacagcggtttgcaacttgtcgacatgtcgttagtcttatttttgctaatgttacaccggtgtgttcatgagcccatactggctcacattttgattcgatatcaggggttgcacactaagatgtccagcacgttgaatataaaagatttggaaatgtttaaaaactttcaaaaatatcaaaaatacctggacgtacatgacaaatttgtaagatggaacagcggtttgcaacatgtttacatgtcgtctggcttattgttgctcatgttacaccggtgtgttcatgagcccatactggctcatattttgattgtgtcaggggttgcacactaagatgtccagcacgttgaatataaaagatttggaaatgtttaaaaactttcaaaaatatcaaaaatacctccggcgccgtcccatacatatcgtgcccgcagaacgtctctttacctcatatgcatcgtgaacgaaacgtgcggagtacacgcacgcgcgtgtgacaatcagaccttttgttgaagatgttTCGAGTGTGTGACTCCCAACAccactttcgtcacattgtcgtcgacaaaagagttgttatacacccgggttacgtttTCACCACTTCCGTACGGAAcattcttttcgcaggtaagacgaactagaagtgctcaaaataccgaacgatacgagacaagttagtaaataagcgtcaactgcctttattaggtggagtcatccacgtaaactgccgctcgaaatgaagatgcgagacgtattgacattgttgttcggaCACATTTTACAAaacgcgtctttcgtttgaccagacTACATGCAGCAAgtttattgccgtcgccgtgatcctcgagcaccttttggaagtcgtctgctctcaccgctgcaagaaggcgcgagagcagacgatttgttcatggaggaggagtgtcgtagcggatatcgctgttgccaacagaaatcgcaatgtgctggcgctgttcttatcaacttaattcgtttatttaataaccgtggcgattctggacgagcgaattcacagtattacgttttcagatatgaggaatcgaatggtacgctttgtggataggccagggtgtacgagaccgtccctttaaacaaATATGTACAAACAGCAGTCCaaccagaggcggagagttttctttttcccggggggggggggggggagggggctctTTTTTCCCGAACCGAACAGGTGTGCCGAAGTTTGCGCTTCGGCACATACAGGGCCAACAGTCGAAGTACTTCCAGGTCCTTGCCGGCCTTCCTCCGGAAATTGCAGCCGAGCTGGATGATGTCCTCGCCTCTGTCTCGCTTACTGAGGCCAACGACGTTCTTAAGAGCGCCATTTTGGATCACCTGGAAGTTTCCGAACGTGCCCGTTTTCAGCAGCTACTTTCTGAAGAAGACCTTGGTGACCGTAAGCCTTCCCAGCTGCTGCACCGAATGAAGCACCCGCTCGGAGATTCCGCCAGTCAGAGCCAGCAGCCGCTCTTGCAGGAATCATTTCTTCAGCGTTTGCCGCAGGCAATGCACATGGTTCTGGCTGGATCTGAAGACCTCACGCTTGACAAGCTTGCTGCTTTGGAAGGTCGGATCGCAGACTATTCTGCGCCTGGGCATCCGCCGGTGGTGGCAGCGGCAACGCCAGCTCAGCCTTCACGCTTGGATCGCGTAGAACAGAAGCTTCAAGCGCTAACGGACACGTTCCACTCACTCTCTGCAAGTCGCTCAAGACGTCATCGCCGCTCCACTTCTCGACCTCCCCCAGCCCGTTGCCAATCGTCCACCCCTCCGCCTCCGCCGTCAGAAGATACTCGTTCCCGTGCCACCCTTTGTTGGTACCACCACCGCTTCCGACATCGAGCCCAGCGCTGCATTTCGCCCTGTGCCTGGCAGGGAAACTCGCGGGCCGATCACTGATGGCGGCCGGCGACCCTGGCCCAACCCCCAGCCGCCTTTTCGTCGTATGTGACAGCGCTGCTGGATACTGCCTCCTGGTTGATACCGGCGCTGAGATCAGCGTGCTCCCATCGTCTGTCGTAGATCGTCGCCGTTTGCGCAGCGGCTTTAACCTTCAAGCTGCCAACGGTACCACAATCAAAACGTACGGACTACGCTCCTTGACGTTGGACCTTGGCCTGAGGAGGACATTTCGGTGGGTCTTCGCTCTTGCGGATGTCTCGCAGCCTATTCTAGGCGCCGAGTTCTTGGCTGCCTTCAACCTGTCCGTTAACGTCCGCCATCGACGCCTCCTTGACAACACCATAACGCTTGAAGTGAAGGGCCTGTCTTCTCCGGAAGTCCCAACTGGTATCCGCGCGCTGCGTCCAGCTTTcccgtatgacgcgctcttggaCGAGTTTCCGGACATCACCAAGCCCTGCAACTTGAAGGTAACGGTCAAGCACGACGTGACCCATCATATTACCACCACCGGCACTCCAATCTCCTCCCGCTTCCGCCGCCTCCACGGTGACCGCCTGGCTATCGCCAAACGCGCTGTACTTAGGTATCATTCGGCAATCCTCCAGCAGCTGGGCATCCCCGCTCAATATGGTGCCGAAGAAGGACCCAGGAGATTGGAGGCCATGCGGCGACTATAGGGCCCTCAACGCCAGGACTATTCCAGACAGGTACCCTCTGCCTCACATTCACGATTTTACTGCCAGTCTTGCGGGCTGCACTGTCTTCACGACCCTGGACTTGGTGAAAGCCTATCACCAGATTCCGGTGCACCAGCCTGACATCTCTAAGACGGCCGTCATAACACCCTATGGACTCTTTGAATTTGTCAAGATGCTTTTCGGGTTGCGCAATGCTGCACAGAGCTTCCAACGCTTCATCAACAACGTCCTGCGAGGCTTGCCTTTCGTCTACGCTTATATTGACGACCTCCTCATTGCAAGTGCCTCGCAGGAGGGTCATACTGTGCATCTCCGGCAGGTATTCGCACGCCTCCAAGACCACGGCCTTGTCATTAACGTTAAAAAGTGCAGTTTTGGGCAGAGCGAGGCGAGGTTTCTGGCACACCATCGATCAGCACGGCGTTCAAGATTCGCGATttccactctccaaagccaaaataaagttgttaagCACGGCGTGCGTCCTCTCGAAACCAATGTGCAGGCCATTCGCGAATTTCCCCGTCCGCAATCGGTACGGCAGTTGCGACAGTTCCTTGACTTGCTGAATTTTCATCGGAGGTTCATCCCCGGCTGCGCACGCATTGTCCAACCGCTCACGGACCTCCTCCGGGCGCCCAAGTCGGCTACCTCCCAGTTGTCCATGACACCGGAAGTCGAGGCCTCATTTGTCGAAGCGAAAGTTACCCTTGCCAATGCAACACTGCTCGTCCATCCAATTCCTTCTGCACCAACCCGCCTCATGACTGATGCCTCTACCACGGCTACTGGCGCCGTTCTACAGCAATTCGTTGATGTCATGTGGCAGCCGCTTGGTTTTTTCTCCCGCCGCCTCAAGACCGCCGAGACCCACTACAGCACGTTTGGGCGCGAGCTCCTCGCTGTATACGCGGCCGTGCGGCACTTCAGCTATCACCTGGAAGGGCGTACCTTCCACATTCTgaccgaccacaagccgttGTCATATGCATACTGTGGCAAACACTCCGGCTACTGTGAGCGTGAGATCGATGAGCGTGAGATCCGTCAGCTTGCTTTTATCTCCAAGTTTCGCACCGACATTCGCCATATTCCCGGCGTTGACAACTGGGCAGTTGATGCTCTTTCACGCCTCAATGCACTTCCCTACTTGCCATCCCCGGCGAGCGTCAGTGACCTCCTCAACGCCCAGGCTCATGCCGCTGAGCTCAAGGATTACCTCGCTGGCGAATCCTCCCTTGTCCTTCAGAAGGTACACCTTCCTGGTTACATAGACCCTCTTTTCCTCGCCCCTTCGTTCCCGAGCCGCTACGCCGCCGGATCTTCAGCGAGTACCACAGCCTCGCCCACACCGGCGTGCGCGCTACACAGAAGGCCATTGCAAACCGCTATGTCTGGCCAAATATCAAAAAGGACATCCGAAGCTGGACCCGCTCCTGTCTTGCTGCCAGCGGACCAAAGTTGAACGCCACATCAGAACGCCGCTCAAAGCGTTCCCCTCGGCCAAGGACGGTTCTGCCACGTTCATTTGGACCTGGTTGGCCCACTTCCCTCTTCACTCAGCTGCCGGTATCTCTTCACCTGCGTGGACCGCTTTACGCACTGGGCAGACGCTGTACCCATCCCAGACGCGACGGCGGATACGGTCGGCCGCGCGTTTCTACTCGGTTGGGTCGCCCGTTTCGGCTGCCCTGACATTGTGACCACCGACAGGGGACGCCAGTTCACATCCCGCTCCATCACGTCTCTTCTGAAAGCTATCGGAGCTAAGCATATGATGACGACGGCCTACCACCCCGCTGCGAACGGGATGGTGGAGCGGCTGCACCGCCATCTAAAAGCCGCCCTCTGTTCCCAGCCTGAGCCAACTAACAGGGTTGACCATTTGCCATGGGTGCTCCTC
This portion of the Ornithodoros turicata isolate Travis chromosome 3, ASM3712646v1, whole genome shotgun sequence genome encodes:
- the LOC135389703 gene encoding uncharacterized protein LOC135389703, which produces MRNRMGQQSKYFQVLAGLPPEIAAELDDVLASVSLTEANDVLKSAILDHLEVSERARFQQLLSEEDLGDRKPSQLLHRMKHPLGDSASQSQQPLLQESFLQRLPQAMHMVLAGSEDLTLDKLAALEGRIADYSAPGHPPVVAAATPAQPSRLDRVEQKLQALTDTFHSLSASRSRRHRRSTSRPPPARCQSSTPPPPPSEDTRSRATLCWYHHRFRHRAQRCISPCAWQGNSRADH